The following nucleotide sequence is from Salinispirillum sp. LH 10-3-1.
ATTGTGTGCGCTGCCAAATGAACTCAGCCAGATGCGCGCCGGTTAGCGGTTTCTGCACTTTTTCGGCGTGGCCGACGATGTTCATCAAGCAGCCACAGTCGGTCGACATCACCTGCTGTGCGCCTGAGTTCAAAATGTGCTCGACCTTGTCGCTGACCATGGCACCGGAAATTTCCGGGTTGCGCACCGCAAAGGTGCCGCCGAACCCGCAGCATTCTTTTACTTGCACCGGCTCCACCACGGTGACGTTCGCCAACTGGCTCAACAGTGCCGGTGCAGCTTCACCGATGCCCATTTCGCGCCTCGCTGAACAGGCGGTATGCACGGCGATGGTGACGGGCTTGCCTTGGTCGTGCAGTTGAATTTGGCACACGTGTAACAAGAATTCGGTCAGCTCATAGGTACGTTCGGCAATCG
It contains:
- a CDS encoding (Fe-S)-binding protein; this encodes MTTKLYPSKPQKVYYFGTCLMDMFYPDAGMAGIQLLEREGIEVIFPQGQTCCGQPAYTSGYHDQARQVAAAQLDLFPEPWPIVVPSGSCGGMLRHHYPTLFEGTAQAMQAEAIAERTYELTEFLLHVCQIQLHDQGKPVTIAVHTACSARREMGIGEAAPALLSQLANVTVVEPVQVKECCGFGGTFAVRNPEISGAMVSDKVEHILNSGAQQVMSTDCGCLMNIVGHAEKVQKPLTGAHLAEFIWQRTQSGESQEAQS